In Canis lupus dingo isolate Sandy chromosome 1, ASM325472v2, whole genome shotgun sequence, a single genomic region encodes these proteins:
- the SLC17A7 gene encoding vesicular glutamate transporter 1, which yields MEFRQEEFRKLAGRALGRLHRLLEKRQEGAETLELSADGRPVTTQTRDPPVVDCTCFGLPRRYIIAIMSGLGFCISFGIRCNLGVAIVSMVNNSTTHRGGHVVVQKAQFNWDPETVGLIHGSFFWGYIVTQIPGGFICQKFAANRVFGFAIVATSTLNMLIPSAARVHYGCVIFVRILQGLVEGVTYPACHGIWSKWAPPLERSRLATTAFCGSYAGAVVAMPLAGVLVQYSGWSSVFYVYGSFGIFWYLFWLLVSYESPALHPSISEEERKYIEDAIGESAKLMNPVTKFNTPWRRFFTSMPVYAIIVANFCRSWTFYLLLISQPAYFEEVFGFEISKVGLVSALPHLVMTIIVPIGGQIADFLRSRRIMSTTNVRKLMNCGGFGMEATLLLVVGYSHSKGVAISFLVLAVGFSGFAISGFNVNHLDIAPRYASILMGISNGVGTLSGMVCPIIVGAMTKHKTREEWQYVFLIASLVHYGGVIFYGVFASGEKQPWAEPEEMSEEKCGFVGHDQLAGSDESDMEDEAEPPGAPPAPPPSYGATHSTVQPPRPPPPVRDY from the exons ATGGAGTTCCGTCAGGAGGAGTTTCGGAAGCTAGCGGGTCGTGCCCTCGGGAGGCTGCACCG CCTTCTGGAGAAGCGGCAGGAAGGTGCAGAGACGCTGGAGCTGAGTGCTGACGGGCGCCCCGTGACGACGCAGACCCGGGACCCGCCGGTAGTGGACTGCACCTGCTTCGGTCTCCCTCGCCGCTACATTATCGCCATCATGAGCGGTCTGGGCTTCTGCATTAGCTTCGGGATCCGCTGCAACCTAGGCGTGGCCATCGTCTCCATGGTCAACAACAGCACGACCCACCGCGGGGGCCACGTGGTGGTGCAG AAAGCTCAATTTAACTGGGATCCAGAGACTGTTGGCCTCATACACGGCTCCTTTTTCTGGGGCTACATTGTCACCCAGATTCCTGGAGGATTTATCTGCCAAAAATTCGCAGCCAACAG GGTTTTCGGCTTTGCTATTGTGGCCACATCCACTCTAAACATGCTGATCCCCTCGGCTGCACGAGTCCATTATGGCTGTGTCATCTTCGTGAGGATCCTGCAGGGGTTGGTAGAG GGGGTCACGTACCCTGCCTGCCACGGCATCTGGAGCAAATGGGCCCCGCCCTTAGAGCGGAGTCGCTTGGCAACAACAGCCTTTTGCG GTTCCTATGCTGGGGCGGTGGTCGCAATGCCCCTCGCCGGGGTCCTGGTGCAGTACTCAGGATGGAGCTCTGTGTTCTACGTCTACG GCAGCTTCGGGATCTTTTGGTACCTGTTTTGGCTGCTCGTCTCCTATGAGTCCCCGGCTCTGCACCCCAGCATCTCCGAAGAGGAGCGCAAGTATATCGAGGACGCCATCGGCGAGAGCGCCAAACTCATGAACCCAGTCACG AAGTTTAACACACCCTGGCGGCGCTTCTTCACGTCCATGCCAGTCTATGCCATCATCGTGGCTAACTTCTGCCGCAGTTGGACGTTCTACCTACTCCTTATCTCCCAGCCCGCCTACTTCGAAGAGGTGTTCGGCTTCGAGATCAGCAAG GTGGGCCTGGTGTCAGCGTTGCCCCACTTGGTCATGACCATCATCGTGCCCATCGGCGGCCAGATCGCGGACTTCCTGAGGAGCCGCCGAATCATGTCCACCACTAACGTGCGCAAGTTGATGAACTGCGGAG GCTTCGGCATGGAAGCCACGCTGCTGCTGGTGGTCGGCTACTCGCACTCCAAGGGCGTGGCCATCTCCTTCCTGGTCCTCGCGGTGGGCTTCAGCGGCTTCGCCATCTCTG GGTTCAACGTGAACCACCTGGACATCGCGCCGCGCTACGCCAGCATCCTCATGGGCATCTCCAACGGCGTGGGCACGTTGTCCGGCATGGTGTGCCCCATCATCGTGGGGGCCATGACCAAACACAAG ACTCGGGAGGAGTGGCAGTACGTCTTCCTAATCGCTTCCCTGGTGCACTATGGGGGTGTCATCTTCTACGGGGTCTTCGCTTCTGGAGAGAAGCAGCCGTGGGCCGAGCCTGAGGAGATGAGTGAGGAGAAGTGTGGCTTCGTTGGCCACGACCAGCTGGCTGGCAGCGATGAAAGCGATATGGAGGATGAGGCTGAGCCTCCTGGGGctccccccgctccccctccTTCCTATGGGGCCACACACAGCACAGTCCAGCCCCCaagacccccaccccctgtccggGACTACTGA